The following are encoded in a window of Methanobrevibacter ruminantium M1 genomic DNA:
- the cas6 gene encoding CRISPR-associated endoribonuclease Cas6, with product MRLKIILKSKKNRLKIPFNYNHIVSAIIYNKIADIKYAEELHSSNSYKFFTFSQLNIHKFKRIHSGFLSQNGKIDFLISSPDDYLIKSLVEGFLNDLTINFIGEDLLIEKVELLPVPDFEEEINVKTLSPIISRTKKEVDGELKIWDLAPGDHFFKNLENTLIYKYLEFNGLESNDKNIKIFSEMRNVKRKRIIIEKGDKQTYHRAYMMDLILKGDKELLRFAYDAGLGEKSGLGFGMVKVIN from the coding sequence ATGAGATTGAAAATTATATTAAAATCTAAAAAGAATAGGTTGAAGATTCCTTTTAATTATAATCATATTGTTTCTGCTATAATTTATAACAAAATTGCGGATATAAAATATGCAGAGGAATTGCATTCTTCTAATTCTTATAAATTTTTCACTTTTTCTCAATTAAATATTCATAAATTTAAAAGAATTCATTCAGGATTTTTATCTCAAAACGGCAAAATAGATTTTTTAATTTCATCACCCGATGATTATCTGATAAAAAGTTTAGTTGAAGGATTTTTAAATGATTTGACTATTAATTTCATTGGGGAAGATCTTCTTATAGAGAAAGTAGAACTTCTACCAGTTCCCGATTTTGAAGAAGAAATTAATGTAAAAACATTATCTCCCATAATATCAAGAACTAAAAAAGAAGTGGATGGTGAATTGAAAATTTGGGATTTGGCTCCCGGTGATCATTTCTTCAAAAATTTAGAAAATACTCTTATATACAAATATTTGGAGTTTAATGGATTAGAATCAAATGATAAAAATATAAAAATTTTTTCAGAAATGAGAAATGTGAAACGTAAACGAATAATTATTGAAAAAGGTGATAAACAAACGTATCATAGGGCATATATGATGGATTTAATTCTAAAAGGTGATAAAGAATTGTTAAGATTTGCTTATGATGCGGGTTTAGGTGAAAAGTCTGGACTTGGTTTTGGCATGGTTAAGGTGATTAATTAA
- a CDS encoding zinc ribbon domain-containing protein, with protein MICPNCNKFYNDNFAFCPHCGAEKPEPLTCPKCGFKSNEFKFCPKCGAELKKSAIKKPTKTCSNCGHENAINRKYCERCGTDFPREENRRFETKIEQPKRILLDYVNKFQIEENIKKEIINDINNEKITTKTEITIRVRQAQKEKKEQDKIRKEKEEKERMLENEYYRNSETNTQYHTYDDKPDVFYGGNEYREIEENTLGEYNYYREY; from the coding sequence ATGATATGCCCAAATTGTAACAAATTTTATAATGATAATTTTGCTTTCTGCCCACATTGCGGTGCAGAAAAACCAGAACCTTTAACTTGTCCTAAATGTGGATTTAAATCTAATGAATTTAAATTTTGCCCTAAGTGTGGCGCTGAACTTAAAAAATCTGCTATTAAAAAACCAACCAAAACCTGTTCAAACTGTGGACATGAGAATGCAATTAACCGGAAATATTGTGAAAGATGTGGAACTGATTTCCCAAGAGAAGAAAACAGAAGATTTGAAACAAAAATAGAACAACCCAAAAGAATACTTTTAGATTATGTGAATAAATTCCAAATAGAAGAAAATATTAAAAAAGAAATTATAAATGATATAAACAATGAAAAAATCACTACCAAAACTGAAATAACTATAAGAGTAAGACAAGCTCAAAAAGAAAAAAAAGAGCAAGACAAAATAAGAAAAGAAAAAGAAGAAAAAGAAAGAATGTTAGAAAACGAATATTATAGAAACTCCGAAACAAATACTCAATATCATACATATGATGATAAACCTGACGTTTTTTACGGAGGAAATGAATATCGTGAAATAGAAGAAAATACATTAGGAGAATACAATTACTATCGAGAATATTGA
- a CDS encoding zinc-ribbon domain-containing protein, translating to MTKFCIECGFENQDDANFCANCGMNIDYDGHNSTNPNNNSIVENNNNNQLSLQVPQKYEDYDIIEELQCFNCNQHTFIQLNKKSLLSNKVVYYCTNCGMSFEKQGNGFKLVDISDKSNRMWELYNLKTLTWPEWERIANGGLSDKDQAEKDKQLAIEKQKELELQRKKDLEIVVQELAKGEVNLKPVSSPVILKKNETAYLSLPNITLSEPRAVRVSKSGGYGTSYRFAKGFSVHSGVGESRSVSHDEIMAIDTGTFVITNKRVIFVGNKKSVNIDLKKILSMTVYKDGISIQRENKQKIEYFTKTNRHSMDFTIDGRTHSLPLEGYFIKAIILGQIANL from the coding sequence TTGACTAAATTTTGTATTGAGTGTGGGTTTGAGAATCAAGATGATGCTAATTTCTGTGCAAATTGTGGCATGAATATTGATTATGACGGCCACAACAGTACCAATCCAAACAATAATTCTATAGTTGAAAACAACAATAATAATCAACTATCTCTTCAAGTTCCTCAAAAATATGAGGATTATGACATAATAGAAGAATTACAATGCTTTAATTGCAATCAACATACTTTTATCCAATTAAATAAAAAATCTCTTTTGTCAAATAAGGTGGTTTACTACTGCACTAATTGTGGAATGTCCTTTGAAAAGCAAGGCAATGGATTCAAATTAGTGGACATATCCGATAAAAGCAATCGCATGTGGGAGTTATATAACTTAAAAACCTTAACTTGGCCTGAATGGGAAAGAATAGCAAATGGAGGATTATCTGATAAGGATCAAGCTGAAAAGGATAAGCAGCTAGCCATAGAAAAACAAAAGGAATTGGAATTGCAACGCAAAAAAGATTTGGAAATTGTAGTCCAGGAATTGGCTAAAGGAGAAGTTAATTTAAAGCCAGTAAGCTCTCCAGTTATTTTGAAAAAGAATGAAACTGCTTATCTTAGTTTACCAAACATTACATTAAGCGAGCCTCGTGCCGTTAGAGTGTCTAAAAGTGGGGGTTATGGAACTTCATATAGGTTTGCTAAAGGATTCAGTGTTCATTCTGGTGTTGGGGAAAGCAGAAGCGTTTCTCATGATGAAATTATGGCAATAGATACCGGAACATTTGTCATAACAAACAAAAGAGTAATATTTGTAGGCAATAAGAAATCTGTAAATATAGATTTAAAGAAGATATTGTCCATGACTGTATATAAGGATGGCATTTCCATTCAAAGGGAAAATAAGCAGAAAATAGAATATTTCACAAAAACAAATCGTCATTCCATGGACTTTACTATTGATGGTAGGACACATTCTTTGCCTTTGGAAGGTTATTTTATAAAAGCAATAATATTAGGTCAGATTGCTAATTTATAA
- a CDS encoding gamma-glutamylcyclotransferase family protein produces the protein MNKIKLTRQDEPDFDELYRMIGELKDFLKEDMGSRNWMKNLETILDFQDTDGSFKLFTSYEIPSDARVDFCHMPTYICTAILMKSYLIGDSKLSKKIDRPLRRGLKACCMRNLMGHGYEALEGQIEALNIFMKAGLREFIDLYPDMSRKFSKMISNICGSNFEMLESLRNALLGPWGEDYKEDILKINKYFNTRRVFVYGTLMNGESNHHFLENSNCLGASTVEGYQMYNVGWYPAIVPGDGMIIGELYEVPQEDMARIDMLEGEGSLYIRKCEMTSSKSLAYIYEFLEDTEGLDRISSWKDYIWYVSYGSNMLYDRFICYIEGGSYEGSSSYRMPCEDTSAPVEVRAVEIPHDMYFGNYSGSWHGGGVSFLDTEKDGHALGTAYLITREQFEHVAAEENGGRYPDGTGNWYEDIISLGDMDGFEMLTVTNKKPREQNEPSEEYLETLKRGIRENWPDMSEEDIGRYLNSCIRE, from the coding sequence ATGAATAAAATAAAACTTACTAGACAAGACGAACCTGATTTTGACGAACTTTACAGAATGATTGGAGAACTTAAAGACTTCCTAAAAGAGGATATGGGCTCTCGAAACTGGATGAAGAATCTAGAGACTATTCTTGATTTCCAGGACACCGATGGCAGCTTCAAGCTATTTACAAGCTACGAAATACCATCTGATGCAAGAGTGGACTTCTGCCATATGCCAACATACATATGCACAGCCATTCTAATGAAATCATATCTGATTGGAGATTCTAAATTATCTAAAAAAATAGATAGGCCTCTCAGAAGAGGATTGAAGGCCTGCTGCATGAGAAATCTTATGGGGCATGGATATGAAGCACTTGAAGGCCAGATTGAAGCATTGAATATCTTTATGAAAGCGGGGCTTCGTGAATTCATTGATCTTTATCCTGACATGAGTAGAAAATTCTCCAAAATGATTAGCAATATTTGCGGATCCAATTTTGAAATGCTTGAAAGCTTGAGGAACGCTTTACTTGGCCCATGGGGAGAGGACTATAAGGAAGACATCCTTAAGATAAACAAATACTTCAATACAAGAAGAGTATTTGTATACGGAACCCTCATGAATGGAGAATCAAACCATCATTTCCTTGAAAACAGCAATTGCCTTGGGGCAAGCACTGTAGAAGGCTACCAGATGTATAATGTGGGATGGTATCCTGCAATTGTACCTGGAGATGGGATGATCATTGGAGAGCTATACGAAGTTCCTCAAGAGGACATGGCTAGAATAGACATGCTTGAAGGGGAAGGAAGCCTTTACATTCGCAAATGCGAAATGACTTCTTCTAAATCCTTGGCTTATATCTATGAATTTCTGGAGGATACTGAAGGGCTTGATAGAATAAGTTCCTGGAAGGATTACATCTGGTATGTGTCCTATGGAAGCAATATGCTTTATGACAGATTCATTTGCTATATAGAAGGAGGATCCTATGAAGGAAGTTCCTCTTATAGAATGCCTTGCGAAGACACTTCAGCCCCTGTTGAAGTGAGAGCAGTAGAGATTCCACATGACATGTACTTTGGAAATTATTCTGGGTCATGGCATGGAGGAGGAGTGTCCTTTTTGGATACCGAGAAAGATGGCCATGCGTTGGGAACTGCCTATCTTATAACAAGAGAGCAATTTGAGCATGTTGCAGCTGAAGAGAATGGCGGACGCTACCCAGATGGAACAGGCAATTGGTATGAGGATATCATAAGCCTTGGAGATATGGATGGCTTTGAGATGCTTACAGTCACCAATAAGAAGCCTAGGGAACAAAATGAGCCTTCTGAGGAATATCTGGAGACCTTAAAAAGAGGAATTAGGGAAAACTGGCCTGATATGTCTGAAGAGGACATAGGTAGGTATCTTAATAGTTGCATTAGGGAATAG
- a CDS encoding HEPN domain-containing protein, protein MVNYGDDSLENPDDITLPFFAYGIFKPGEIAYSNIKKYIGKKNEKTINYAMKQRDGVPILLPEENNGKTHGYIFKFNDNERAYDTINHNLSNKLYEWGTIEQGKINVLFGKDPDIGSDDIGPDFDRENYKGKDDPFFKEALAIKQYVESNDFTSKDDFYDLQRYYILLWSAIERCCKLKYNKESDGKNREEFSKEKEFIDALDKCDETNYREIYKTDDLTPRKFDTDEPKWCINYYYTLRCNIVHRGKSNVNRDMGLLLQATKDLLNIFEHILDETFKEE, encoded by the coding sequence ATGGTTAATTATGGTGATGATAGTTTAGAGAATCCGGATGATATTACTCTACCTTTTTTTGCATATGGGATATTTAAACCTGGAGAAATAGCATACTCTAACATTAAAAAGTATATTGGCAAGAAAAATGAAAAAACTATTAACTATGCTATGAAACAAAGGGACGGAGTTCCAATATTACTTCCTGAAGAGAATAATGGAAAAACCCATGGTTATATATTCAAATTTAATGATAATGAAAGAGCTTATGATACAATAAACCATAACCTATCAAATAAATTATATGAATGGGGCACAATTGAACAAGGAAAGATTAATGTTTTATTTGGAAAAGACCCTGATATTGGAAGTGATGATATTGGGCCGGACTTTGATCGAGAGAACTATAAAGGGAAAGATGACCCATTTTTTAAAGAAGCGCTTGCAATAAAACAATATGTCGAATCAAATGATTTCACTTCAAAAGATGATTTTTATGATTTACAGAGGTATTACATATTATTGTGGTCTGCAATTGAAAGATGCTGTAAATTAAAATACAATAAAGAGAGTGATGGTAAAAATCGTGAGGAATTTTCAAAAGAAAAGGAATTTATAGATGCATTAGACAAATGTGATGAAACAAATTATAGGGAAATCTATAAAACAGATGATTTGACTCCTAGAAAATTTGACACAGATGAACCAAAATGGTGTATAAATTATTATTATACTCTTAGATGCAATATTGTACATAGAGGCAAATCAAATGTTAATAGAGATATGGGATTGCTTTTACAAGCAACCAAGGATTTATTAAATATATTTGAACACATACTTGATGAAACATTTAAAGAAGAATAA
- a CDS encoding zinc-ribbon domain-containing protein, whose product MFCHNCGSEISDDANFCVNCGAKLIRLDEEKAQPSKSSSRGLSNKKTDEQKETSSGRGLFNKKTDEQKETSSGRGLFNKKTKEQKEAIKEIKSYTKGNYKRFRQIIPRYGILAMEVSHTKVFNGIIKTIRKEIENENLTADQIEGRVFQLLTEEYGEPMSQEEADELFNQQNLQTKLENERKLEQKFGVPFQNRVWFKCTVEEMRHSTFTNTNDRDIVDGYVFVEDTFLEIVKESVFLKSKMGTRKIFYDNIASIDHDAKGRLNLSSSLEIYLKSSDRVQLKHVNKGMVDLVTGKYNEYMENKINDNAENVTNGTNSNVDELMKYADLYERGLLTQEEFEQKKKELL is encoded by the coding sequence ATGTTTTGTCATAACTGCGGAAGTGAAATAAGTGATGATGCTAATTTCTGCGTAAATTGTGGAGCTAAGCTAATACGACTTGATGAAGAAAAAGCTCAGCCTTCCAAATCTTCCAGTAGAGGCTTATCCAACAAGAAAACAGACGAACAAAAGGAAACATCCTCCGGCAGAGGATTATTCAACAAGAAAACAGACGAACAAAAGGAAACATCCTCCGGCAGAGGATTATTCAACAAGAAAACAAAGGAACAAAAGGAAGCCATAAAGGAAATCAAGTCTTACACTAAGGGTAATTATAAGAGATTCAGGCAGATCATTCCAAGATATGGCATATTAGCAATGGAAGTTTCACATACTAAGGTTTTCAATGGAATAATCAAAACAATCAGAAAAGAAATTGAAAACGAGAATCTGACTGCCGATCAGATTGAAGGAAGAGTCTTTCAGCTTCTAACTGAAGAGTATGGAGAGCCTATGAGTCAGGAAGAAGCTGATGAATTGTTCAATCAACAAAATCTCCAAACAAAACTTGAAAATGAAAGAAAGTTGGAACAAAAGTTCGGCGTTCCATTTCAAAATAGGGTATGGTTCAAATGCACTGTTGAAGAGATGAGGCATTCCACTTTCACCAACACTAATGACAGAGACATTGTTGACGGATATGTCTTTGTTGAAGACACTTTTTTGGAGATAGTTAAGGAATCAGTTTTCTTAAAGTCAAAAATGGGGACTAGAAAAATATTCTATGACAACATTGCAAGCATAGACCATGATGCCAAAGGCAGGCTTAACTTAAGCAGCAGTCTAGAAATCTATTTAAAGTCATCTGACAGAGTTCAGCTAAAGCATGTGAACAAAGGGATGGTAGACCTTGTCACCGGCAAGTATAATGAGTATATGGAGAATAAGATTAATGACAATGCTGAAAACGTCACCAATGGCACCAATAGCAATGTTGATGAACTGATGAAATATGCGGATTTATATGAAAGAGGCTTGTTGACCCAAGAAGAGTTTGAACAGAAGAAGAAAGAGTTATTATAG
- the cas5 gene encoding CRISPR-associated protein Cas5 — protein MKIIEVDIWSSFGCFSKHFSNTGGVLTHLIPPKTSIIGIIGAILGYDVNDYEDNDDGTKTYKIESLNNIKVSIYPLFEFKTKRVIFNLVSGTNLDLDIKNINQDVLISPRYKLFISFPSELDEVEELFLNRVKNNKTIYNLYMGRNEFPLNLEFVREINAEKHIFSNDNSDELKSIKVYGSLNRSSIKSLNLSYEDNDSKVDSDALSLISSLLISNSADGVRHLKSFHEFTIKDYPIKRENFTDFSYSPVSFYSSKKFGECFFSNLQLKDGEIELVNIGDDKWLSLI, from the coding sequence ATGAAAATTATTGAAGTTGATATTTGGAGTAGTTTTGGTTGTTTTAGCAAACATTTCTCCAACACTGGAGGTGTTTTGACTCATTTAATTCCTCCAAAAACATCAATTATTGGTATTATTGGAGCTATTTTAGGTTATGATGTAAATGATTATGAAGATAATGATGATGGGACAAAAACTTATAAAATTGAGTCTTTAAACAATATAAAAGTATCTATTTATCCATTATTTGAGTTTAAAACTAAAAGAGTTATATTTAATCTGGTTAGTGGGACTAATTTAGACTTGGATATTAAAAATATTAATCAAGATGTTTTAATATCCCCAAGATATAAATTATTTATTTCATTCCCTTCAGAATTAGATGAAGTTGAAGAATTATTTTTAAATAGGGTAAAAAATAATAAAACTATTTATAATTTATATATGGGGAGAAATGAATTCCCTTTGAATTTGGAGTTTGTAAGAGAAATTAATGCTGAAAAACATATATTTAGCAATGACAATTCAGATGAGTTAAAATCCATTAAAGTTTATGGCTCATTAAACAGATCTTCCATTAAATCATTAAATTTATCTTATGAAGATAATGATTCTAAAGTTGATTCTGATGCACTCAGTTTAATAAGTTCACTTTTAATTTCTAATTCTGCTGATGGTGTGAGACATTTAAAAAGTTTTCATGAGTTTACTATTAAAGATTATCCTATTAAAAGAGAAAATTTTACAGATTTTTCTTATTCTCCAGTATCTTTTTACAGTTCAAAGAAATTTGGAGAGTGTTTTTTCTCTAATTTGCAACTTAAAGATGGTGAAATTGAATTAGTTAATATTGGTGATGATAAGTGGTTATCTCTCATTTAA
- a CDS encoding Ada metal-binding domain-containing protein, producing the protein MKINLKRVILGIILILICISSASIISAYSIDSMEIQGGCISTGSGLEDKTYATIYVGEEYTGADVLIQIYYSRDGSQLNPGNKVPKTVDSLGCIEVPSANAFKYYPDLAEINLYDSDGYLIDSRDVSLSIHSGEQTFGDFYGSSSSSSSYSSSSSSGSSSSSGDGSTTTYHSGTSNSYVGNSNTGKFHAPGCDSVDKMKPSNKVYFSSRDEAISRGYSPCGRCSP; encoded by the coding sequence ATGAAAATTAATTTAAAAAGAGTTATTTTGGGAATTATTTTGATTTTGATTTGCATTTCCTCAGCAAGTATCATTTCAGCATATAGTATTGATTCTATGGAAATTCAAGGAGGATGCATTTCAACAGGAAGCGGATTGGAAGATAAGACTTATGCAACCATTTATGTGGGGGAAGAATACACTGGAGCAGATGTTCTTATACAGATTTATTATTCCCGTGACGGTTCACAGTTAAACCCTGGAAATAAGGTTCCAAAAACTGTTGATTCTTTAGGTTGCATTGAAGTTCCTAGTGCAAATGCATTTAAATATTATCCAGACCTTGCTGAGATTAATCTATATGATTCTGATGGATATCTGATTGATTCAAGGGATGTATCCTTATCAATCCATAGCGGAGAACAAACTTTTGGAGACTTTTATGGTTCTAGTTCATCATCAAGTTCCTATTCAAGTTCTTCATCAAGCGGAAGTTCTAGTTCTTCAGGTGATGGAAGTACAACTACCTATCATAGCGGAACCTCTAATAGCTATGTTGGAAACAGTAACACTGGAAAATTCCATGCTCCCGGCTGTGATAGCGTTGATAAGATGAAGCCTTCAAATAAGGTTTATTTCTCAAGTCGTGATGAGGCAATAAGTAGGGGTTATTCCCCTTGTGGGCGTTGTAGCCCTTAA
- a CDS encoding NIF family HAD-type phosphatase — translation MTEYTICPACKRKNSIKEKYCLDCGQKLIEEKENEIIRDDKLEIPKDKIILLDLNYTLISNSWKIRHEELPQKILKRQYEDELVEKIKDNYVILITASPYKTSFDSLKHIEENTDLKISESYWNFGKRPPELKEYWLKKAVLPSHGDDSSKYLALESNKDTREMYARFGIEARPKSDFI, via the coding sequence ATGACTGAATACACCATATGTCCTGCATGCAAAAGAAAAAACAGCATAAAAGAAAAATATTGTTTAGACTGTGGACAGAAACTAATAGAAGAAAAGGAAAATGAAATAATCAGAGATGATAAACTCGAAATTCCAAAGGATAAGATCATCCTTTTGGATTTGAACTATACTCTCATTTCTAATTCCTGGAAAATAAGACATGAGGAATTGCCTCAAAAGATTCTTAAACGCCAATATGAAGATGAATTGGTGGAAAAAATTAAGGACAATTATGTTATTTTAATCACAGCAAGTCCTTATAAGACCTCTTTTGATTCATTGAAGCATATTGAAGAGAATACTGACTTGAAAATCTCTGAATCCTATTGGAATTTTGGCAAACGTCCTCCTGAGCTAAAGGAATACTGGCTTAAGAAAGCAGTTTTGCCAAGTCATGGAGATGATTCAAGCAAATATCTTGCACTCGAATCCAACAAGGATACAAGAGAAATGTATGCAAGGTTTGGAATAGAGGCAAGACCGAAAAGTGATTTTATATAA
- a CDS encoding potassium channel family protein has translation MRKERIKSYLGIIFDLLVILDLILIFISLPIQGLHLIDYAGFVRAFDLTICFLLLIEFFYGLYKSDAKAKYFKEHFLDLIASIPFDLIVFALFGSSSIILNLARFLRLVRVVRVFRAVNIVKKYGLEKVIRRTHADKIFIVIAVIVVIFTILLTLSGHENISDSFYFVVITLTTVGYGNEGFNEPLAKFVTLFLIIVGVLVFSTITGVTSSFFIDKMLEEGISVDENLHFINQKLNFHEREMEKTRKELAEIKKELEKSNENSEELKQEISELKELIKENNK, from the coding sequence ATGAGAAAGGAACGTATTAAATCCTATTTGGGAATTATATTTGATCTTTTGGTAATTTTAGACTTGATTCTAATATTTATCTCTTTGCCTATACAAGGCCTTCACTTGATTGACTATGCAGGTTTTGTAAGGGCTTTTGACTTAACAATCTGTTTTCTCCTATTAATCGAATTCTTTTATGGATTATATAAATCAGATGCTAAAGCCAAATATTTCAAAGAACATTTCCTAGATTTAATCGCTTCAATACCATTCGATTTAATCGTATTTGCCTTATTCGGTTCAAGTTCCATTATACTTAATTTGGCTCGTTTCTTACGTTTGGTCAGAGTCGTCAGAGTGTTTAGGGCTGTAAATATAGTTAAAAAATATGGTTTGGAAAAGGTTATTAGGCGTACTCATGCAGATAAGATATTTATTGTCATAGCTGTTATAGTTGTCATATTCACTATTCTCTTAACTCTTTCCGGTCATGAAAACATATCCGACAGTTTTTATTTTGTTGTGATCACCTTAACCACTGTAGGCTATGGCAATGAAGGTTTTAATGAGCCTTTAGCGAAATTTGTGACATTATTTTTAATTATTGTCGGTGTATTGGTCTTCAGTACTATCACTGGTGTAACCTCATCCTTCTTTATAGATAAGATGCTGGAAGAGGGCATCAGTGTGGATGAGAACTTACATTTCATAAATCAAAAGTTAAACTTCCATGAAAGGGAAATGGAAAAAACAAGAAAAGAATTGGCTGAAATTAAAAAGGAATTGGAAAAGTCTAATGAGAATTCAGAAGAATTAAAGCAAGAAATATCTGAATTAAAAGAGTTAATTAAAGAAAATAATAAGTAA
- a CDS encoding type I CRISPR-associated protein Cas7, which translates to MTEGTPVRNYYQGIYLTETIMGNPNGDFIDNSPRNVDGAVFTTDKCIKYNVRKYIHDTLENFGEKENIVFFFPRLIDSTNEEDMKFKTRDQVFEHFKNFEEILKVSPDVRMFGGTFSVDNNAKQIYGPIQLSYGLDINGAQIIRHQIGAPFATSEGSQKTVGSESVVDDAIIAYDITINPNNYKDLLLEDDLELFKKALWEGTNLRKTTSKKTDSKLLILIKFKNDSENDKVDAINMGELKQLISIKGGKSKKMDENTICLDCENLVKKIKKYEKYIECIDIYCDSDDVELNSLEIDGENLKDTNIKVNIYEPLSLLSD; encoded by the coding sequence ATGACTGAAGGAACACCTGTAAGAAACTATTACCAAGGAATTTACTTAACTGAAACTATAATGGGCAATCCAAATGGGGATTTTATAGATAATTCTCCAAGAAATGTTGATGGTGCGGTATTTACTACTGATAAGTGCATTAAATATAATGTTAGGAAATATATTCATGATACTTTAGAAAACTTTGGTGAAAAAGAAAATATTGTTTTCTTTTTCCCACGTCTTATTGATTCAACAAATGAAGAAGATATGAAGTTTAAAACTAGAGATCAGGTTTTCGAACATTTTAAAAATTTTGAAGAAATTTTAAAAGTATCTCCTGATGTAAGAATGTTTGGTGGAACATTTAGTGTTGATAATAATGCTAAACAAATCTATGGGCCTATACAATTAAGTTATGGTTTAGATATTAATGGAGCACAAATCATCCGTCATCAAATTGGCGCCCCATTCGCTACAAGTGAAGGAAGCCAAAAAACTGTTGGTTCTGAATCAGTTGTTGATGATGCAATTATTGCTTATGACATTACTATCAATCCGAATAATTATAAAGATTTATTATTAGAGGATGATTTAGAACTATTTAAAAAAGCATTATGGGAAGGCACTAATTTAAGAAAAACAACTAGTAAAAAGACAGATTCCAAATTATTAATTTTAATTAAATTTAAAAATGATTCTGAAAATGATAAAGTTGATGCAATAAATATGGGAGAATTGAAACAGTTAATTTCCATAAAAGGCGGCAAATCTAAAAAAATGGATGAAAATACTATTTGTTTGGATTGTGAAAATCTAGTTAAAAAAATTAAAAAGTATGAAAAGTACATTGAATGTATTGATATTTATTGTGATTCTGATGATGTTGAATTGAATTCATTAGAAATTGATGGAGAAAATTTAAAAGACACTAATATTAAAGTCAACATCTATGAACCTTTATCATTACTTTCTGATTAA